In Terriglobus aquaticus, the genomic window AGTGGGGCGGACTGTCGTCTCTGCCTGCTGCTTTTCCCTGGCCGGGCGGAACCGTTCCAGCGTGGAACGGATCCAGTCCATCGGATTGAGCAGGGCCGCATTGCTGGAACCTAGGTCGCCGGTCGACATGCGCCACAGCAGAAGCGTGCCGAACAGAGCGAAAACCAGATTGGCGCCCCAAACGCCAAGGACCGCGCTGACCTTGCCCTGTTTCGCAAGGGCAACACCTACGGAAGAAAAGAAGTAGTAGACAAAGACGAGCAGGACGGTGAGCACGAATCCGCTGCTCTTGCCGCCACGCCGGGAAGCCAGACCAAGGGGCGTTCCAACCAGCATGAGGACCAGGCAGGCCGCGGGGTAGGAGAAGCGCTTCTGCAACTCGATGCTGTATTGCCGGCCTCCAGGAGCGCGGCTGCGTTGCAGCAGCTCTGTGGGTGAGAGGGCCAGCAGCGGAGTCTCGGAGCGGGTGAGCCGAATGTCGTCCTGCGGGGCGGCCTGGATGGGCGTGTCCGCTTCCTGAAAGGTGGAGATGTCGTACTGGTTTGGATCCCTGGGAGAGATTTCGTGCCGAGATCCGTCTTCGAAGTGCAGCCTGACTATTCCCTTGGGGCCGTTCTGCACGATTGCCTGCTGCGCCGTGGTGATGTAAGGACTTGCGGGCTGCGACAGATCGGCGAGAAAGACGTGCTTCCACAAGGCGGCGCCCTGCGCAACGCTGGCGTCCTGCACGTAGAGAACGTAGTTGCGGAAGTCCTCATAGAAGACTCGCGGCTGCACTTCAAAGCTTGCTTGCGAGGTCTTCAGGTCGTTTTCAAGCCGGAGCAGAGCAGAGGAAGCTCGTGGCGCAATGTACAAGGAGTTCCAAAGTCCCAGAAGGACCGCGAAGCCCGCGGCTATGGAGACGACCCGGACGAAGTTGAAGATGCCGAAGCCCGCGGCGCGCATCGCGGTAACTTCGCTGTCGGCAGCAAGACGGCTGAGCCCAAGCAGAATGCCCACCAGTACGGCCATGGGTATGGTCAGCACGAGCGTGCTGGGCAGGGTGTACAGGATGACGCGGGAAACATCCAGAAGAGAAGCGGACCCGCGGACGACGAGTTCGAGGATGCGGCCGAGGTCTCGGATGAAGAGGACGAAGGTGAAGAGAACTCCGCCCAGCAGCGTGTGCGACAGAACTTCGCGAAGGATGTACCGGG contains:
- the lptG gene encoding LPS export ABC transporter permease LptG; the encoded protein is MRILSRYILREVLSHTLLGGVLFTFVLFIRDLGRILELVVRGSASLLDVSRVILYTLPSTLVLTIPMAVLVGILLGLSRLAADSEVTAMRAAGFGIFNFVRVVSIAAGFAVLLGLWNSLYIAPRASSALLRLENDLKTSQASFEVQPRVFYEDFRNYVLYVQDASVAQGAALWKHVFLADLSQPASPYITTAQQAIVQNGPKGIVRLHFEDGSRHEISPRDPNQYDISTFQEADTPIQAAPQDDIRLTRSETPLLALSPTELLQRSRAPGGRQYSIELQKRFSYPAACLVLMLVGTPLGLASRRGGKSSGFVLTVLLVFVYYFFSSVGVALAKQGKVSAVLGVWGANLVFALFGTLLLWRMSTGDLGSSNAALLNPMDWIRSTLERFRPAREKQQAETTVRPTPRRSNRFPLIFDDYVLREFLSTLALILVSFIMLSLFFSFFELLGDIIRNRTALITVGDYLLNLIPYMLYNLTPLCALLAVLVTFGALSRSSELTAMKASGVSIYRLIAPIMVLTAIIAVSLFAFDEFYLPLANRRQEALRSVIKGKPAQTFLRPDRKWISGQQDSVGQPARIFYYQFFDPDKDVFANLTVFEFQPGTFQLSRRIYATSAHWDAQVQRWILENGWQRSFQNGAVVQYQPFTLNSFAEIREQPAYFKKEVRPSQEMSFNELNTYIADLKQSGFDTMRLRVQLNRKLAYPLITLIMALLAVPFAMTMGKRGSLAGVGVAIAMAVVYTLVSGVFEAMGNVNALPPMLAAWSPDLLFAMLGGYLLLRTPT